The nucleotide window GCGAAGCTGGCTCTACAAGGAGCCGCCATCGACAAGAAGAAAGCGGGACTTATGGCCCCGGGTGGATCGATTCGTTTGGGCGTTATGCAATCTGGTAAGCGAAAAGTGGATCAAATTTCAACGCCGCGCAAAGTGTGCGTATGTGTTACACTGTACGGCGTTATGTCACAGAATTAATTACTCCGTCTTACCTGGATCTAAATTATGGCTAATCGACTGTCCGACACATTCGGAAAGGGTGTAATTTATCCACTCTCGCATAAGGCCGGAGCAATTACACGATTGCGATAATACAAACTATCTCGAAGTCGATCGTGCAATGCGGAAAGCTAGCCTCAGACTTTGTTTCTTCGATAAAGAAAGCCATCGTcgtggaataaaaattgaatgccATTAGGCTGGTGTAAACCAGAATATATATTTGCAGAATTTTCGTCTCCACAACTCAACAACAGTCGTAAGTTGTTAGAttactttttgaaaaacttattGGTCACTGTGACAGAGTCGAATAATCCACAAGACTGTGCAGTTCGTGTTTATGATGCACTCGAACATGCTCGTATTATGTGAAAGGCACCATGGATTGCTTAGTGTTTATTACTAGATAGACAGGAATTGCgaagtttaattttcaagCCCATCTGTTTGGATCTCTTTCCTTCTCCACGATTTTGATGACGGATGCCTTTTCCATGAATTCGATTCTTATTCTGCCGTCATGTAAGCTGATGCTTAACCACTGGAGCTGCAATTTCAGCTGCCACGTGTTCCGACTGAGCTTAGGATCTCTAAAGGAAAGACTGACAGCTTCGATGCTACCACGGATTGCTGTGATTGATTGAGATTGATGCCGAAGCTGTAACTCTTGCTATATCTCTGCTTGAACGCAAAGAGTCCCCTCGGTGAtctaaaatgaaatattatcCAAGCGTGCCAAATTTTACCACCATTCTTCTAATCTGAGGTTATTCAGATATTGTGATCATTTATCtttaatttattacacttCAAACGTCAATTTGAACTGAAATTAaaacgttttgaaattttttgtgaaaGCTGTGTAAAAGTAGAGCCAGTTACAAAGTATCGAATGATCCTGACATTCTGTTACACTTTAATTTCTCAAAATCTCGATGCTTATCAATCTCTGCATTATCTATTTTGCAGGCAAACAATCGTTGCGGAGAATGAAATACAGAATGACGTGACTGCCGGTGTCATAATGACCAGATTGATCAGCTAGCCCACGAAATAACCAATTGTTAGCCAATCGCAAGCCAGCCAATTCACGGCTGCCACGATATAGATATATCTACAACGAGATAATCACTCTGGCATCGCGAGAGAATAATGGTTAATAAATACCGTTGGACACTCGGTGGGAGAAAGCGCACTATCGGATTGGTATATAATCTCGAGTCAATTCTGCAGCAATTAATATTCTTTCCAAAGACATTCAATAGACAATATGGCTTCCAAGGTgagttataatttttcagccTAAAAAACCCGCTGAAACAAATACCTTTAGAGGTGAAGACTTTTCTCAAGGCTAGATTCACAAATACGGTTCTCTCTAGTTTGAGCTgaaatattaacaaaaaatttctctgccTGGCCACACCATTGGTAAATTTATCGACAGCGAATTCAAGTTCACTAGTCGGTGATAACAATAgtcgacaaaattttgtaagaaGCAAAGTCCTAACTAATTTTTACATACCTATCTACCTTCGTTATAAAACCGTATCTATTTTGATTCGACCAGGACTAGTTTGTGCTTTACAGCTACTATcagtaaaattgaatgtttGTCGTTTTGGCTTTCCTTTTTTGATTCGGGGTGTTTTgctatttacaataaataccAGTTAGTTGCAATAAATGACAAAACACcctgaataaaaaaacgtaAGTCAAAACGATGaacattcaattttactgTTAGTAGCTGTAACACAAAAACTAGACCTGATGTAATCAAAATAAATCAGTTTATATAACGATGATAAGCAGGTGTTTAAAAATTAGTAATCATCTTCCTTATTAACTTACCGTAACACTATATATGTTATAACCTCATTTTTGTTCGcagaaactgtatttttggaaaaactagaaaaatcataaattacaataaaactaTTCGTATAATTCGAAATTCTATTATACTAAACCTTGTTCCGAACACAATCAGTTCAAAGTTTTCATGTTACCCAGAAAAGGTGAATTTTCGCTAACCAATTCGTAATacattcgatgaaaaattttcaaatcgtttcgAATACATCTCTCACCGTTTTCGATTTACAGATGATCGTCTTCGCTGCTCTCGTGGCCGCTGCCACCGCCGGAATCATCGCTCCCGCCCCCGTGGCCTACCATGCCACCCCCGCCTACGGCTACGCCGCCCCCATCGCCAAGGCCGTCGATGCCGACTACGACCCCAACCCCCAGTACAGCTACTCCTACGACGTGCACGATGAGCACACCGGAGACGTCAAAAGCCAGCAGGAGAGCCGTCACGGTGACGCCGTCGAGGGAAGCTACTCCCTGATCGAGGCTGACGGAACTCGTCGCGTCGTCCACTACACGGCCGACCCCCACAACGGATTCAACGCCGTCGTCGAGAAGGAGCCTGCAGGTCACGGACACGTCGTCGCTAAATACGCACCAGCCCCCGTGAAGTACGCCGCCCCCGCTTATGGCTACCAACACTAGATTTATTTGACGAAGTCTAGAATGACAGAAttttgtgtaaatatatagtaatttaataaatcaacTACATTGCGTGTGTTAAATTTGACAGTTTTGGTAAAGGCTCTGTGAACGAAAGATCAAAGCTTGAATGAGATTACATTACGCAAGAAGAAATCTCATGAAATTCCATGAAAACATCTGAATATCACAATTTTGAAACGAGTTCAAATTAATCGTTCAACGCGAACTAATGGAGACTATGGTTTGATGTAGATTATATTGAAACTTGTTGATGATGGtaactttttcatttgttacaaatATAAGGCATACCATAATCGACTTTGAAGATCAATTTTAAATCCGACTACAGTACATcgtattcaaaaatatcgcCGGTAGTTGTTATTACAACTACACGCTTAAATATCAATAGAAGTTTGGCGATACCTGCTCTGCACGCTGTTGTTATGTTGGTACGATTATGTCAGCCACCGATAATACGCACGTGTAGCTGACTTCACTCTGTCATAATATGGAAGTATACTTTCCTGCTGTGACAGCTAAACGTGCGTATTATCATTGGTCGACATAATCATAGCTTGTGTTTAGTTTCTGGATTCTGTgattaaatcattttttgttaAGATCTCTAAACGCTTCTAACGATGATATCCATCCATGTCTAATACGCAAATCCTGAACAGTCCCATCACTGCTTAAGATTTGAGAAAagtaatattcaaaaatatatgcCTGCAAGTCCATTAGAGGTACTAATTAGCCTTGTCTTGAAATTTGACTAGTAACCTAATTGCCGAACGTCGTTATTAAATCTCATACCGTTGAACAAGTCTGTTCGTCCACTGCATATTTTCCCATGCTGGTCACCGTGCAATTGTGCAAGTCCGGCGTGTTGTCTCTGCGCATAATTGCGCATAAATGCGTATCGAAGATAAACGATTACGGTAATGAGACGTTTTATTGTTACAGAAATGCGAGAAAAAAGAGCGACGAACAACGGTAGCCGCCGACATCGCTGCCGATGTCAATTTAAGTCGGCCAAACCGATGCCGATGCCCTTAGGCACCGTTCCCTGGCTCAATCGCCTGCACTTTCTCCACGACCAAGGGTTACCTAATATGGCCACGCCCATGAGCTTTGGGCGTATTGTATGGCCCGATGAATTGTATTAAACAACGAGAGCTGAACCAGTTTCGAGCAGTCCGTCAACCTTGATCCACTTGCGCTTTCTGGAACCACCGATACCGGGTGCAGACTCGTTGTATCTTGGATCTTAATACCGGTGTAAGCTGCGCGTTACAGCTGCCGCCCCTGTCATCGACAAAGGGTTGTTTATGCAGAAACTGCAATCGGAAGCCTGATTCTATGCAATGGAAATGGtcgaaatatcaaaattcTACGATAAGTTGCTAAAAATTTGACAGAGAACCTTAGAGGAATATTAAATCACGATGGGGACGTCAAAAACAAAGTTATCTGTACGACCGgatgatttttagaaaatacCAAGTGATTAATATGATTCGGAAAAAGATTTTATCATACAAATATTCGTGAGGTAAACTTCAGAATAATTATCAGTTTCTAAAATAGTCattgaacatttttctacAGCTCAgcgttattttttatcaaatcattGATCAAAGGTCGTCGTTGTTTTTGTTACGTTGCCTGGATTTCTTCTGAAATTATAGTCAGGTATCTTTACGGGACTAGGTAGCAAAAATAGGCCGAAAATGGGATAAAATTCCATCGCATTTGTGAACATCTGATACAACGTacatacattttcttttttagaaCGTTTTTATTGGAGTTTTGGCTATAAAATTCAGCAgttgaagtttcaaaaatctAAATATTTCAGAGAGATATGGACGGATAAAGAAGACTACGCGAGTCATTCGCTGCTTCCTTATTGCCACGATTCCGATTGAACGGTTACAGTTTTCGGCAATTTTCAAGTGCCATTCT belongs to Neodiprion lecontei isolate iyNeoLeco1 chromosome 5, iyNeoLeco1.1, whole genome shotgun sequence and includes:
- the LOC107219117 gene encoding cuticle protein 7-like; its protein translation is MASKMIVFAALVAAATAGIIAPAPVAYHATPAYGYAAPIAKAVDADYDPNPQYSYSYDVHDEHTGDVKSQQESRHGDAVEGSYSLIEADGTRRVVHYTADPHNGFNAVVEKEPAGHGHVVAKYAPAPVKYAAPAYGYQH